Within the Candidatus Omnitrophota bacterium genome, the region CCTCTTATCAGTACGTTAATGATCCGCGAAAGGAACAGGTCGCATACGCCTATGTACAAAGCCATCAATATCGTCGAAATTAAGACTACAACGGTCGAGCTTACAAGTTCATCTTTTGAAGGCCATGAGACCTTCTGCATCTCCGTCTTGACCTGACTCACGAATTTGCCGAACTTTATCATGATATACCTTCGCGTTTTCTTTTTCCCTTTTCCTTTGCCCGAAACCCATCTATCTTGATGGCAGGAGAGACAGGCCTCGAACCTGCAACCCCCGGTTTTGGAGACCGGTGCTCTGCCAATTGAGCTACTCTCCTACCTTTTCAACTCTTTATGCAGAGTATGTTTCTTGTCATGACTACAGTACTTTTTCCGCTCCAAACGATCCGGATTGTTCTTCTTATTCTTCTTCGTGGTGTAGTTTCGGCGTTTGCAGGTTTCGCACTGCAGGGTTATGATCTCTGTTGCGCCTTTTTTCTTTGCCATTTCATCCCCGTATGGATAAAAAGGCGCAGCGTTTATACGCTGCGCCCTAACTTCTATTCAAGTATCTCCGATATAACACCGGCACCCACGGTATGTCCGCCTTCTCTTATGGCAAACCTCAGCTCCTTCTCAAGAGCCACCGGCGTTATAAGTTCGACTTCCAGCGTCACGTTGTCGCCGGGCATTACCATCTCGGTGCCTTCAGGCAGCTTCGCCACACCGGTCACGTCCGTGGTCCTGATGTAGAACTGCGGCCTGTATCC harbors:
- the secE gene encoding preprotein translocase subunit SecE, with protein sequence MIKFGKFVSQVKTEMQKVSWPSKDELVSSTVVVLISTILMALYIGVCDLFLSRIINVLIRGVF
- the rpmG gene encoding 50S ribosomal protein L33; its protein translation is MAKKKGATEIITLQCETCKRRNYTTKKNKKNNPDRLERKKYCSHDKKHTLHKELKR
- the tuf gene encoding elongation factor Tu (EF-Tu; promotes GTP-dependent binding of aminoacyl-tRNA to the A-site of ribosomes during protein biosynthesis; when the tRNA anticodon matches the mRNA codon, GTP hydrolysis results; the inactive EF-Tu-GDP leaves the ribosome and release of GDP is promoted by elongation factor Ts; many prokaryotes have two copies of the gene encoding EF-Tu) translates to IEKKDLERGQVLAAPGSITPHKKFKAEVYILSKEEGGRHTPFFNGYRPQFYIRTTDVTGVAKLPEGTEMVMPGDNVTLEVELITPVALEKELRFAIREGGHTVGAGVISEILE